GCCCGAGGCGGCCCTCAAGCGCGTCAGCCTGGCCTTCGGCAAGTCATACAGCGAGGTGGCCGGCGTGGCCGGGTTCTACTCCTTCTTCGCCACGCAGCCGCGGGGCAAGCACCTGATCCGCGTCTGCCTGGGCACCGCCTGCTACGTGCGCGGCGGCAAGAGGGTGCTGGAGGCGCTCAAGGACGCCCTGGGCATCGACGTGGGCGAGACGACGCCGGACCGGCAGTTCACCCTGGAGGTCGCCCGCTGCTTCGGCGCCTGCGGCCTGGCGCCGGCTATCATGATCGACGAGACGGTGCACCATAGGGTGCGCGCCCTGAAGGTGCAGGAGATACTGGACCAGTACCGCGAGCCCGCCGCCGCGGCGCCGACAGGAGAAGAACCATGGTAGAACGCATCCGGAACCCCAAAGACCTGGCCGCCCTGCGTGAGCGCTCCGTGCGGGAGCAGCAACTGCGGGCCGGGGCCAGGGACGTGCGCGTGACCGTCCACATGGGCACCTGCGGCATCGCCGCCGGCGCCTCCGACATCCTCGTGTGCCTGATGGAGGAACTGGCGTCCGCCGGCGCCGAGAACGTCACGATCCACCGCTCCGGTTGTGCGGGCCTCTGCCAGCAGGAACCGATGATGACCGTGGAGGACGCCTCCGGGCGATCCGTCTGCTACGGGCGTCTGACGGCGGACAAGGTTCGTCAGGTCGTGCTGGAACACATCGTCGGCGGCCAACCCGTTGCCGATTTCACTGTCAGGACATAGAAGACCGGGGGAAGGGCAGAACCCATGGACTACACTCGCACGCACATTCTGGTCTGCACCGGCTCGGGATGCATCGCATCCGGCGCCCTGGAGGTGGTGGCCGCCCTGCGGGAGGTGATCGAGGATCTGGGGCTGGCGCCCGAGTGCAAGGTCATCGAGACGGGATGCCTCGGGCCCTGTGCCGTCGGGCCCGTCGCCGTGGTCTACCCCGAAGGCGTCTTCTACGAACGGCTGACGCCCGAGGACGCCCTGGAGATCGCCGAGGAGCACCTGCTCAAGGGCCGCGTCGTCGAGCGCCTGACCGCGCGCGGCGCGGCGGTCGGAGAGCGCGTGCGCAGCCTGCAGGACGTCCCGTTCTTCCAGCGGCAGGTCAAGGTCGTCCTGCGCAACTGCGGCGTCATCGACCCGCAGCGCATCGAGGAATACGTGGCGCGCGACGGCTACGCCGCCCTGAGCCGCGCCCTGACGGAGATGGCCCCCGACCAGGTCGTCGCCGAGGTCAAGCGCTCCGGGCTGCGCGGCCGCGGCGGCGCAGGCTTCAGCACCGGGCTGAAGTGGGAGTTGACCCGCAAGGCCCCCGGCGAGCCGAAGTTCGTCGTCTGCAACGGCGACGAGGGCGACCCGGGCGCGTTCATGGACCGCAGCGTCCTGGAAGGCGATCCGCACAGCGTCCTCGAAGGCATGGCGCTGGCCGCCTACGCCGTCGGCGCCTCGCAGGGCTACGCCTACGTGCGGGCCGAATACCCGCTGGCCGTGGAGCGGCTCGGGAAGGCCATCGAGCAGGCCCGTGCCTACGGCCTGCTGGGCAAGGACATCCTGGGCACCGGGTTCGACTTCGACGTGGAGATCCGCATGGGCTCCGGCGCCTTCGTCTGCGGCGAGGAGACAGCCCTGATGACCTCCATCGAGGGCAACCGCGGGGAACCCCGCCCGCGGCCTCCGTTCCCCGCGCAGAAGGGCCTCTGGGGCCTGCCCAGCCTGCTCAACAACGTGGAAACCTACGCCAACGTGCCCGTCATCCTGCTCAAGGGGGCCGACTGGTTCGCCTCCATGGGCACGGAGAAGAGCAAGGGCACGAAGGTCTTCGCCCTGGCCGGCGCCGTCAACAACACGGGTCTGGTCGAGGTGCCCATCGGAACCCCCCTGGGCGAGATCATCTACGATATCGGCGGCGGCGTGCCCGGCGGAAAGCAGTTCAAAGCCGCCCAGGTCGGCGGGCCGTCCGGCGGCTGCATCCCCCGCCAGCACCTGAACGTCCCGGTCGACTATGAAACCCTGACCGAGCTGGGCGCCATCATGGGCTCCGGCGGCCTGGTCATCATGGACGAGGACACGTGCATGGTCGACGTGGCCCGCTTCTTCCTGGACTTCGTGCAGGACGAGTCGTGCGGCAAGTGCACGCCCTGCCGGGTCGGGACCAAACGCATGCTCGAGATTCTCACGCGCATCTGCGAAGGCCGCGGCGAAGAGGGCGACATCGAGAAGCTCCAGGAACTGGGGCAGACGATCAAGGACACCGCGCTCTGCGGCCTCGGCCAGACCGCGCCGAACCCCGTGCTCTCGACGATCCGCCACTTCCGCGACGAATACGAGGCCCACATCCGCGACAAGCGCTGCCCGGCCGGGACGTGCGCCGAACTCGTGCGCGCCCCGTGCCAGAACGCCTGCCCAGCCGGCGTCAACGTGCCCGGCTACGTGTCACTCATCGCCGAGGGACGCTACGCGGAGGCCCTGCGCCTGCATCGGGAACGCAACCCGTTCGCGTCCGTCTGTGCGCGCGTCTGCTTCCATCCCTGCGAGTCCAAGTGCCGCCGCAGCACGCTCGACGAGCCGGTGGCCGTTCGAGGGCTCAAGCGGTTCCTGGTCGAGCAGGAGGCCACGATCCAGACCCCGGAGGTCCGCGAGAACGCCGATAACGCCGCCCGCAAGGTCGCCGTCATCGGCGCCGGGCCGGCCGGCCTCTCGTGCGCCTACTTCCTGGCCCGCATGGGATACCGGCCCCTGGTCCTGGAGGCCGAGGACACGCCCGGTGGGCTGCTCGTCCAGGGCATCCCCGCCTACCGCCTCCCTCGCAACGCGCTCGAACGCGAGATCAACATGATCCGCCGCATGGGTGTGGACATCCGGACGGGCAGGCGCCTGGGCGTCGACTTCACGCTGGAGCAGCTCCGCAAGGACGGCTGCGAGGCGGTCTTCCTCGGCGTGGGTGCGCCCGCCGGGCAGCGCCTGAACCTGCCGGGGGCGGATGCCGCAGGAGTGACCGACGCCCTGACCTTCCTTCGAGACTACAACGTGACCGGCGTGGCGTCCGTGGGACGCAACGTGGCCGTCGTCGGCGGCGGCAATGCGGCCGTGGACGCAGCCCGCACGGCCCTTCGGCTCGGGGCCGAGTCGGTGAAGATCCTCTACCGGCGCACGCGGGCGGAGATGCCCGCCTACGAGGAGGAGGTCCTGGAGGCCGAACGCGAGGGCGTCCGCCTGGAAACGCTGGTGAACCCCGTCGAGATGGTCGTCTCGAACGGTCGCGTCCAGGGCGTCCGGTGTGCCCGGATGGTGCTCGGCGAGTTCGACCGCAGCGGACGCCGCCGGCCGGTTCCCTCCGACGACGGGCACTTCGCCGTCGAGTGCGACCAGGTGATCGTCGCCGTCGGGCAGGCGCTGCCCGTGGAGATGCTCAACGGCCTGGAGATCGAAACGACGCCCTCCGGGTACATCGCGGCGGACAGACGGACGGGCCGGACGTCCGTGCCGTGGCTCTTCGCCGGCGGAGACTCCGGCACCGGCCCCGCCAGCGTGGTGGAGGCGATCGGCGCGGGCGAACGCGCGGCCGTCGGCATGGACGGCTACCTGACCGGCCAGGAGCATGCCTTCTGGCGCGAGCCCTTGGACGTGGACACGTACTTCGACCCCGACGCCGATCCCGAGCCGACGGCACGGGCCCGGGCCAAGACGCTGGACGTGAGCCGGCGGAAGGGCAATTTCCAGGAAATCGAGCTGGTCTGGTCGGAGGCGGTCGCCCGACGCGAAGCGGCGCGCTGCCTGCGGTGCGACTACCGGGCCGAGGAATAAACGAAGGGAGACTCACCCGTCATGCCGACGATCACAATCGACAGTATCCGGACGGACGTTCCTGCCGGGACGACGATCCTCGATGCGGCCCGCTCGGTTGGGGTCGCCATCCCCACCCTGTGTCACCTCGACGGCGTGCACTCCGTCGGCGCCTGCCGCGTCTGTGTGGTGGAGGTGGAGGGCGCCAAGGCGCTGGTGGCCTCTTGCGTCATGCCCGTCTCGGACGGCATGGTCGTCCGAACCAACACCCGCCGTGTGCGCAATGCCCGGCGCACGGTGGTCGAACTGCTCCTCTCCGACCATGAGGGCGACTGCCAGACCTGCCATCGCAGCGACGACTGCGAGCTGCAGGCGGTGGCGCGGAGCCTCGGCGTCGACACGATCCGCTATCCCGGCGCCAAGAGGACCCGGATCGTGGACGAGAGCACGCCGGCCCTCACCCGCGATGCCGCCAAGTGCATCCACTGCCGGCGGTGCGTCACGATGTGCTCGGAGGTGCAGGGCATCGGCGCCCTCTGGCCGCAGGGCCGCGGCTTCGACACCGTCATCGGCCCGGCCTTCGCCTCCAGCCTGGACGACGTCGTCTGCGTCCAGTGCGGCCAGTGCTCGGCCGTCTGTCCCGTGGGTGCCATCAACGAGCACGATCAGATCGACGACGTCTGGCGCGCCCTCGACGACCCGGCCAAGCACGTCGTCGTGCAGACCGCCCCGGCCATCCGCGCGGCGCTCGGCGAGTGCTTCGGCTATCCCCCGGGCACCCTGGTGACGGGCAAGATGGTGACCGCCCTGCGCCGGCTCGGGTTCGACGCCGTCTTCGACACGAACTTCACCGCAGACCTGACCATCATGGAAGAGGGAACGGAGCTGCTCACGCGGCTGCGGGCGGCGCTGCTTGAGAAGCAGGACGTGGCCCTGCCCATGTTCACGAGCTGCTCCCCCGGCTGGGTGAAGTACCTCGAACACTACTGGCCGGACATGCTCGCGCACCTCTCGACGGCCAAGTCCCCGCAGCAGATGTTCGGCGCGGTGGCCAAGACGTACTATGCCGAGAAGATCGGATGCGCCCCCGAGGACATGGTCGTCGTGTCCGTCATGCCCTGCACGGCCAAGAAGTTCGAAGTCAGCCGGCCCGAGATGCGGGACAGCGGCGTGCAGGACGTCGACGTCGTCCTGACGACCCGCGAACTGGGGCGCATGATCAAGCAGGCCGGCATCGAATTCGGCTCGCTTCCCGACGGCGAGATGGATTCCCCGCTCGGGCTCTCGTCGGGTGCGGCGGATATCTTCGCCAATACCGGCGGCGTGATGGAGGCGGCCCTGAGAACCGCCTATGAACTGGTGACCGGCCGGCCGCTGCCGTTCGAGAACCTGCACGTCGAACCGATCGCCGGACTCGAGGGCGTCAAGGAGGCGTCCGTCGTGATTGACGGCACCCTGCCCGAGTGGAGTTTCCTGGAAGGTGTGACACTGAACGTCGCCGTGGCCCACGGACTGGGCAACGCACGGCGCGCCATCGAGCACGTCCGACAGAACCCCGCCGCCTACCACTTCGTCGAGATCATGACCTGCCCCGGCGGATGCATCGGCGGCGGCGGCCAGCCCCGCATGGTGAGCGACGACGTGCGCCGGGCGCGCATCGCCGCCATCTACCGCGAAGATGAAGGGAAGGAACTCCGCAAGTCGCACGAGAACCCGGCGATCCAGCAGATCTACAAGGAGTTCCTGTCCGCTCCCCTCAGCGAAAAGGCCCATCACCTTCTGCACACGCACTACACGGCCCGCACGCGAGTCTGACCGCAGGCGGGCGGCTCGTATCGGGAGGCGAGGATGAGGCACCAGCCGCCGCTCATCATGGTGGTGGACGACAATGTGCCGTTCCTGGACGTCGTGGAAGTCGTTCTGAGTTCCCGGGGGTACCGCGTCGCCTGCTGCACCGACCCGGACGATGCGCTGGCCAGGATCCGGGCCGAAAAGCCCCATCTGGTGGTGGCCGACGTGATGATGGCCGGACTGGACTCCGGGTTCTCCCTGTCCCGCCAGATCAAGGGGAACCCGGAACTGGCCGGCACGCCGATCATCCTCGTGACGGCGCTGACCAGCCGCCGGGGCTTCGACTTCACCCCCCGCACGCCGGAGGAACTGGCGGCAATGAACGCCGACGCCTTCCTGGCCAAGCCCGTCGCACCCGAAGCCCTGCTGCGAAAGGTGGAGGAGCTTCTGGCACGCTCTGCCGGCGCCGAGACGTCGGCACCGGATCCATGACATGACACCCGCAGCGCCCTCGCAGCCCCGGCGCTGTGCACGAAGAGGAGGCCCGGCATGCCGGCCCTGCCCACAATGACCCTCAGCCCCGGCGCCGTGGATTTCATCGACGACGCCCGGATCGAAACCCTCCTGCGCGGCGGCGAACCCGACCCCGCGCAGGTGCGCGACATCCTCGCCCGAAGCCTGTCCAAGCAGGACCTGGACCCCGCCGAGGCCGCCGTCCTCCTGCGCGTGCGCTCGCCCGAACTGGTCGAGGAACTCTTCGAGGGCGCCCGGAACCTCAAGCAGGAGATCTACGGCAACCGGATCGTGCTGTTCGCGCCCCTCTACATAGGCAATAAGTGCGTCAACGACTGCCTGTACTGCGGGTTCCGCCGCTCCAATCCCGAAGCGATCCGCCGCACACTGTCGCAGAACGAGATCCGCGCGCAGGTCGAGGCCCTGGTCAACAAGGGACAAAAGCGCCTGATCCTCGTCTGGGGGGAGCACCCCGACTACGATGCCGCGTTCATGGCGCAGTGCGTGCGCACCGTCTACGACACCCGCGTGGGGCGCGGGGAGATCCGGCGCGTAAACATCAACGCCGCACCCCTCGACGACGACGGCTATCGCGTCATGAAAGAGGCCGGCATCGGCACCTACCAGGTGTTCCAGGAGACATACCATCACGCAACCTACGCCGCCCTGCACCCGCCGCACACGCGCAAGGGCGACTACCTCTGGCGCCAGGACGCCCTGAGCCGGGCCTTTGAGGCCGGCCTGGACGATATGGGCATCGGAGCGCTCTTCGGCCTCTACGACTGGCGGTTCGAGGTGCTGGGACTGGTCAGCCATGCCCGCTACCTGCAGGATCGCTACGGCGTCGGCCCCCACACGATCAGTTTCCCGCGCCTTCGCCCGGCCTCCGGCCTCGTCTCCGAGAGCGCCCACATCGTCAGTGATGCCGATTTCCAGCGTCTCGTGGCCATCCTGCGCCTGGCGGTGCCCTACACGGGCCTGATCCTGACGGCCCGCGAGCAGCCCGCCCTCCGTCGGAAGGTCATGCCCTTCGGCGTCTCGCAGATCGACGCCGGCAGCCGCATCGAGATCGGCGGCTACACCGAGGTCGGAGACGCCCAGGTGATGGAGCGCGAGCAGTTCTCCCTGGGAGACATCCGATCGCTGGACGAGATCATGCGGGAACTGCTCGAGGACGGCTACATCCCCAGCTTCTGCACCGCCTGTTACCGCATCGGCCGCACGGGCGAGGACTTCATGGGGCACGCCAGGCCCGGCCACATCAAATACTGCTGCGAGCCCAATGCGCTCTCCACGCTGTCCGAATACCTGGCCGACTACGCGCAGCCGGAGACGCGCGCCGTGGGCGAGCGCCTCGTGG
This window of the Candidatus Brocadiaceae bacterium genome carries:
- the nuoE gene encoding NADH-quinone oxidoreductase subunit NuoE, with translation MCDECQCRCDGEPSQDELLARLDETIAEYAGRPGALIPVLQIAQGIFGYLPEAALKRVSLAFGKSYSEVAGVAGFYSFFATQPRGKHLIRVCLGTACYVRGGKRVLEALKDALGIDVGETTPDRQFTLEVARCFGACGLAPAIMIDETVHHRVRALKVQEILDQYREPAAAAPTGEEPW
- a CDS encoding (2Fe-2S) ferredoxin domain-containing protein is translated as MVERIRNPKDLAALRERSVREQQLRAGARDVRVTVHMGTCGIAAGASDILVCLMEELASAGAENVTIHRSGCAGLCQQEPMMTVEDASGRSVCYGRLTADKVRQVVLEHIVGGQPVADFTVRT
- the nuoF gene encoding NADH-quinone oxidoreductase subunit NuoF, with protein sequence MDYTRTHILVCTGSGCIASGALEVVAALREVIEDLGLAPECKVIETGCLGPCAVGPVAVVYPEGVFYERLTPEDALEIAEEHLLKGRVVERLTARGAAVGERVRSLQDVPFFQRQVKVVLRNCGVIDPQRIEEYVARDGYAALSRALTEMAPDQVVAEVKRSGLRGRGGAGFSTGLKWELTRKAPGEPKFVVCNGDEGDPGAFMDRSVLEGDPHSVLEGMALAAYAVGASQGYAYVRAEYPLAVERLGKAIEQARAYGLLGKDILGTGFDFDVEIRMGSGAFVCGEETALMTSIEGNRGEPRPRPPFPAQKGLWGLPSLLNNVETYANVPVILLKGADWFASMGTEKSKGTKVFALAGAVNNTGLVEVPIGTPLGEIIYDIGGGVPGGKQFKAAQVGGPSGGCIPRQHLNVPVDYETLTELGAIMGSGGLVIMDEDTCMVDVARFFLDFVQDESCGKCTPCRVGTKRMLEILTRICEGRGEEGDIEKLQELGQTIKDTALCGLGQTAPNPVLSTIRHFRDEYEAHIRDKRCPAGTCAELVRAPCQNACPAGVNVPGYVSLIAEGRYAEALRLHRERNPFASVCARVCFHPCESKCRRSTLDEPVAVRGLKRFLVEQEATIQTPEVRENADNAARKVAVIGAGPAGLSCAYFLARMGYRPLVLEAEDTPGGLLVQGIPAYRLPRNALEREINMIRRMGVDIRTGRRLGVDFTLEQLRKDGCEAVFLGVGAPAGQRLNLPGADAAGVTDALTFLRDYNVTGVASVGRNVAVVGGGNAAVDAARTALRLGAESVKILYRRTRAEMPAYEEEVLEAEREGVRLETLVNPVEMVVSNGRVQGVRCARMVLGEFDRSGRRRPVPSDDGHFAVECDQVIVAVGQALPVEMLNGLEIETTPSGYIAADRRTGRTSVPWLFAGGDSGTGPASVVEAIGAGERAAVGMDGYLTGQEHAFWREPLDVDTYFDPDADPEPTARARAKTLDVSRRKGNFQEIELVWSEAVARREAARCLRCDYRAEE
- a CDS encoding 2Fe-2S iron-sulfur cluster binding domain-containing protein encodes the protein MPTITIDSIRTDVPAGTTILDAARSVGVAIPTLCHLDGVHSVGACRVCVVEVEGAKALVASCVMPVSDGMVVRTNTRRVRNARRTVVELLLSDHEGDCQTCHRSDDCELQAVARSLGVDTIRYPGAKRTRIVDESTPALTRDAAKCIHCRRCVTMCSEVQGIGALWPQGRGFDTVIGPAFASSLDDVVCVQCGQCSAVCPVGAINEHDQIDDVWRALDDPAKHVVVQTAPAIRAALGECFGYPPGTLVTGKMVTALRRLGFDAVFDTNFTADLTIMEEGTELLTRLRAALLEKQDVALPMFTSCSPGWVKYLEHYWPDMLAHLSTAKSPQQMFGAVAKTYYAEKIGCAPEDMVVVSVMPCTAKKFEVSRPEMRDSGVQDVDVVLTTRELGRMIKQAGIEFGSLPDGEMDSPLGLSSGAADIFANTGGVMEAALRTAYELVTGRPLPFENLHVEPIAGLEGVKEASVVIDGTLPEWSFLEGVTLNVAVAHGLGNARRAIEHVRQNPAAYHFVEIMTCPGGCIGGGGQPRMVSDDVRRARIAAIYREDEGKELRKSHENPAIQQIYKEFLSAPLSEKAHHLLHTHYTARTRV
- a CDS encoding response regulator, with product MRHQPPLIMVVDDNVPFLDVVEVVLSSRGYRVACCTDPDDALARIRAEKPHLVVADVMMAGLDSGFSLSRQIKGNPELAGTPIILVTALTSRRGFDFTPRTPEELAAMNADAFLAKPVAPEALLRKVEELLARSAGAETSAPDP
- the hydG gene encoding [FeFe] hydrogenase H-cluster radical SAM maturase HydG produces the protein MPALPTMTLSPGAVDFIDDARIETLLRGGEPDPAQVRDILARSLSKQDLDPAEAAVLLRVRSPELVEELFEGARNLKQEIYGNRIVLFAPLYIGNKCVNDCLYCGFRRSNPEAIRRTLSQNEIRAQVEALVNKGQKRLILVWGEHPDYDAAFMAQCVRTVYDTRVGRGEIRRVNINAAPLDDDGYRVMKEAGIGTYQVFQETYHHATYAALHPPHTRKGDYLWRQDALSRAFEAGLDDMGIGALFGLYDWRFEVLGLVSHARYLQDRYGVGPHTISFPRLRPASGLVSESAHIVSDADFQRLVAILRLAVPYTGLILTAREQPALRRKVMPFGVSQIDAGSRIEIGGYTEVGDAQVMEREQFSLGDIRSLDEIMRELLEDGYIPSFCTACYRIGRTGEDFMGHARPGHIKYCCEPNALSTLSEYLADYAQPETRAVGERLVARTLQEMAEKQRRIAADLVERVNGGERDVYV